From the genome of Brachyhypopomus gauderio isolate BG-103 chromosome 20, BGAUD_0.2, whole genome shotgun sequence, one region includes:
- the gaa2 gene encoding lysosomal alpha-glucosidase: MVSYKRLNPEEVHFSGAPLLEAPPDDSGDSEAKAEDPELPLLARRPRCSSTAALMTLGCLILVVLGIWLLGTALWLRSPSQDGYKPPSPAGPSSRSRGQGEPQVQPEACYLIAEAWRFDCYPERGVVVTEEMCHARNCCFVHDSKARLPGQSGVPWCFYPPDFPSYELVSIDDVEMGYRGKLVRTQKTYYPKDIETLRLDVLFESDNRLHVKITDPSNERYEVPIDVPVVKTRATNPIYTVEFTKQPFGLIVKRKQNGAVVLNTTVAPLFYADQFLQMSTSLPSAFVYGLGEHRSHLLHDVQWTTFTMWARDAAPVELTNLYGAHPFYLLMESDGLAHGSFLLNSNAMDVVLQPAPALTWRTVGGILDLYVFLGPDPTSVIGEYLEVIGRPAMPVYWALGYHLCRWGYDSSNKTWEVVKEMRNYGIPQDVQWNDIDYMDSALDFTYNPVTFSTLPNLVNDLHINNQRYVMILDPGISSTQPAGSYWPFEEGVRKGVFITNSSGDLLIGKVWPGLTAFPDFSNPDTHEWWYQNLQKLHDKVPFDGLWIDMNEPSNFFDGSVDGCPENELETPPYTPGVLGGTLRAKTVCASAQQKTNSHYNVHSLYGLMEAKASASALKRILEKRPFVISRSTFPSQGVYSGHWLGDNKSGWKDLYMSIPGMLTFNLLGVPLVGADICGFSDNTTEELCVRWTQLGAFYPFTRNHNTKESQAQDPTVFSPAARAAMKEALLLRYSLFPFLYTLFHHAHLSGHTVARPLFFEYPSDNKTHSIDKQFLWGKSLLVTPVLEPGVDYVVGYLPKGVWYDFYTGESLVSKGEQIKFHAPLDKISLHLREGTITPTQRPNTTLWVSSGQPLHLIACLSEEGLAEGDLFWDDGSSLDTYETGHYAFITFTLKESTMTSKVVHSDVEATYITVEMASFYGVKTKPTSVLVNSEEAEFSYTANQVLNVEDLGLNLGQNFTISWM, encoded by the exons ATGGTATCTTATAAGAGGCTGAACCCAGAGGAGGTGCACTTTTCTGGTGCTCCTCTACTGGAGGCTCCTCCTGATGATTCTGGGGACAGTGAGGCGAAGGCCGAAGATCCagagctccccctgctggcccGGAGACCACGGTGTTCCTCAACCGCCGCTCTTATGACCCTGGGATGCCTTATCCTGGTTGTTCTTGGAATCTGGCTATTGGGAACTGCACTGTGGCTACGGAGTCCTTCTCAAGATGGATATAAACCTCCATCACCAGCGGGCCCTTCAAGCAGGTCCAGGGGCCAGGGTGAACCGCAGGTGCAGCCGGAGGCTTGCTACCTCATTGCGGAGGCTTGGAGGTTCGACTGCTACCCGGAGAGAGGCGTGGTGGTAACGGAGGAGATGTGCCACGCCAGGAACTGTTGTTTCGTGCACGACTCAAAGGCCCGGCTGCCTGGGCAGAGTGGAGTACCGTGGTGCTTTTATCCACCAGACTTTCCGTCTTATGAGCTGGTGTCCATCGATGACGTGGAGATGGGGTATAGGGGGAAACTGGTTCGCACACAGAAGACCTACTATCCTAAGGACATAGAGACGTTACGGTTGGATGTGCTGTTCGAGTCCGACAACCGACTGCACGTGAAA ATAACAGACCCATCAAACGAGAGGTATGAGGTGCCCATTGATGTGCCTGTGGTCAAAACAAGGGCTACAAACCCGATATATACTGTGGAGTTCACCAAACAGCCGTTCGGGCTTATTGTCAAGCGGAAACAAAACGGCGctgttgt GTTGAACACTACCGTGGCACCACTCTTCTATGCGGATCAGTTCCTGCAGATGTCCACATCGCTGCCGTCCGCTTTCGTCTACGGCCTGGGCGAGCATCGCTCCCACCTCCTGCACGACGTGCAGTGGACCACGTTCACCATGTGGGCCCGTGACGCAGCGCCCGTG GAGCTGACTAACCTCTACGGCGCTCATCCGTTTTACCTTCTCATGGAGTCCGACGGACTGGCGCACGGGTCGTTTCTTCTCAATAGCAACGCTATGG ATGTGGTGCTCCAGCCAGCACCTGCACTCACCTGGCGTACAGTCGGGGGAATACTGGACTTGTACGTCTTCCTGGGCCCTGACCCCACCTCGGTGATTGGAGAGTACCTGGAGGTCATAG GAAGGCCGGCCATGCCTGTGTACTGGGCACTGGGCTATCACCTCTGCCGGTGGGGCTACGACTCCAGCAATAAGACTTGGGAGGTCGTGAAAGAAATGAGGAACTATGGCATTCCACAG GATGTACAGTGGAATGACATTGACTACATGGACAGTGCCCTAGACTTCACCTACAACCCCGTGACCTTCTCAACCCTGCCTAATCTCGTGAATGACCTTCACATAAACAACCAGCGCTACGTCATGATTCTG GATCCTGGTATCAGCAGTACTCAGCCAGCTGGTTCTTACTGGCCTTTtgaggagggagtgaggaaAGGTGTCTTCATCACCAACTCCAGTGGAGACCTTCTCATTGGGAAG GTCTGGCCAGGACTCACGGCTTTCCCAGACTTCTCCAACCCAGACACACACGAGTGGTGGTACCAAAACCTGCAGAAACTTCATGACAAAGTTCCGTTTGATGGGCTGTGGATT gaTATGAATGAGCCATCCAATTTTTTTGATGGTTCTGTGGATGGCTGCCCTGAGAATGAATTGGAAACCCCTCCTTATACACCAG GTGTTCTGGGGGGCACTCTGAGGGCTAAGACAGTATGTGCGTCCGCACAGCAGAAAACCAACTCTCACTACAACGTACATAGCTTGTATGGGCTCATGGAAGCCAAGGCTTCAGCAAg TGCTTTGAAGAGGATCTTGGAGAAGCGTCCGTTCGTGATCTCTCGCTCCACGTTTCCCAGTCAGGGCGTGTACTCTGGCCACTGGCTCGGGGACAACAAGAGCGGATGGAAAGATTTATACATGTCCATTCCAG GGATGCTGACGTTTAACCTGCTGGGAGTTCCTCTGGTGGGAGCGGACATCTGTGGCTTCTCAGACAACACCACTGAAGAGTTGTGTGTGCGCTGGACTCAGCTGGGAGCGTTTTACCCTTTCACCAGGAACCATAACACCAAAgagtcacag GCTCAGGACCCCACCGTGTTCAGTCCGGCGGCACGGGCGGCCATGAAGGAAGCCCTCCTACTGCGCTACTCCCTCTTCCCCTTCCTCTACACCCTCTTCCACCACGCCCACCTCAGCGGACACACGGTTGCCAGACCCCTGTTTTTCGA ATACCCTTCAGATAACAAGACGCATAGCATAGATAAACAGTTCCTATGGGGGAAGAGTTTATTGGTCACCCCAGTTTTGGAGCCTGGTGTGGATTATGTCGTCGGCTACTTGCCCAAGGGCGTCTGGTATGACTTCTACACG GGCGAATCACTGGTCAGCAAGGGTGAACAGATCAAGTTTCATGCTCCTCTGGACAAAATCAGCCTGCATCTAAGAGAAGGAACGATCACACCTACACAG AGACCCAACACAACCCTGTGGGTGAGCAGCGGTCAGCCCTTGCACTTGATTGCCTGCCTGAGCGAGGAGGGCCTGGCTGAGGGAGATCTGTTCTGGGACGACGGGAGCTCCTTGGACACTTACGAGACTGGCCACTACGCCTTCATCACGTTCACACTGAAAGAG AGCACGATGACCTCCAAGGTCGTGCACAGCGATGTGGAGGCCACATACATCACGGTGGAGATGGCTTCATTCTACGGCGTGAAGACCAAGCCGACCAGTGTCCTCGTGAACTCCGAAGAGGCCGAGTTCAGCTACACAGCCAATCAG GTTTTGAATGTAGAAGACTTGGGTCTCAACCTTGGTCAGAACTTCACAATCAGCTGGATGTAA
- the micall2b gene encoding protein-methionine sulfoxide oxidase mical2b isoform X3, with protein sequence MAAIKALQQWCKIQCEGYNDVAITNMTTSFRDGLAFCAMIHKHRPDLIDFDSLRKENVYENNHLAFDVAERELGIPALLDAEDMVALRVPDRLSILTYVSQYYNYFHGRNPIGGMGAVKRPAEEPREEIPGKRNQPVTAKVFGTPKAHTENTREVLVERSNKPGTLSSNCNVCNKHVHLVQRHLVDGKLYHRNCFRCSECSSILLSGTYKPGKEPNTFICRTHQSTHNPPTPQPRQISLPPRDTLPTLTPNATPTPHVTPTTHATPTINAKSTTNATPPVKVTSTVKVTSPTSATPSVKATPSAEAKPSVKATPTPSFEAKPYVKATPTPSFEAKPYVKATPTPSFEAKPSVKATPTPSFEAKPSVKATPTPSFEAKPSVKATPTPSFEAKPSVKATPTPSFEAKPSVKATPTPSFEAKPSVKATPSFEAKPSVKAPPTPSFEAKPSVKATPSFEAKPSDKATPTPSFEAKPSVKATPSFEAKPSVKATPSFDAKPSVEATPTPSFEAKPSPKATPTPSPKATPSPKATPSAYAKLFSPAVHSSLPPSPADLGKASTISKPSSHWLAGKYGPSTPTPAPRSKPTLAHSAALAPSMKSPSDRRTPAETQKPVSSTAVRNQEARQRFFEGSSSSGSTGPITRSVLAGRTNESVALPVVTAPAVVGTNENARLPVVTVTMAIKTDEKSRLPVVTAPIEIKTNDNARLPVVTSPMAVKTNENARLPVVTSPMAVKTNENARLSVVTSPMAVKTNENARLSVVTSPMAVKTNENARLSVVTAPAADPPVAVVAPASGRPVKSRVVLRVGDWAKDRERDKENEKEEAKSVISKMVTVEIGKSSSPARMPADLRSAPASSSVPWDTDCTGPSEKPLHKDSGQSPAPASAKTLSWLATKEKDKTANSLTLVNKEADATPADWRSMLKPVAKDSKCSVLPAPSRLLIGCLDVRSPLRRTKPAPCRV encoded by the exons ATGGCAGCGATTAAAGCGCTTCAGCAGTGGTGTAAGATCCAGTGTGAAGGATACAACGATGTGGCCATTACCAACATGACCACGTCCTTCAGGGATGGACTGGCCTTCTGTGCCATGATCCACAAACACAGACCAGACTTGAT AGACTTTGACTCCTTGAGAAAAGAAAATGTTTACGAGAACAATCACCTG GCGTTTGATGTGGCTGAGAGGGAGCTGGGTATCCCCGCCCTGCTGGACGCAGAGGACATGGTGGCCCTCAGAGTCCCCGATCGTCTCAGCATCCTCACCTACGTCTCGCAGTACTACAACTACTTCCACGGCCGCAATCCCA TTGGGGGCATGGGTGCCGTGAAAAGGCCCGCTGAAGAACCTAGGGAGGAGATACCTGGCAAGAGGAACCAGCCAGTCACAGCCAAAGTCTTCGGCACACCTAAAGCACACACAGAAAATACG AGGGAGGTCCTGGTTGAGCGCTCCAACAAACCCGGCACGCTAAGCAGCAACTGCAATGTCTGCAACAAACATGTCCACCTTGtgcagcgccacctagtggatgGGAAGCTCTACCACAGGAACTGTTTCAG GTGCAGTGAGTGCTCCAGCATTCTTCTGTCGGGCACATATAAACCTGGAAAGGAGCCCAACACGTTCATCTGTCGAACACACCAGAGTACACACAACCCTCCAACCCCTCAGCCCAGACAGATCTCACTGCCCCCGCGGGATACTCTACCTACGCTGACCCCAAATGCCACGCCCACACCACatgtcacacccaccacacacgccACGCCCACCATAAATGCAAAGTCCACCACAAATGCCACACCCCCTGTCAAGGTCACCTCCACTGTAAAGGTCACATCCCCCACCAGTGCCACCCCCTCTGTCAAGGCCACACCCTCTGCCGAGGCCAAACCCTCTGTTAAGGCTACACCCACACCTTCTTTTGAGGCCAAACCCTATGTCaaggccacacccacaccttcTTTTGAGGCCAAACCCTATGTCaaggccacacccacaccttcTTTTGAGGCCAAACCCTCTGTCaaggccacacccacaccttcTTTTGAGGCCAAACCCTCTGTCaaggccacacccacaccttcTTTTGAGGCCAAACCCTCTGTCaaggccacacccacaccttcTTTTGAGGCCAAACCCTCTGTCAAGGCCACACCCACCCCTTCTTTTGAGGCCAAACCCTCTGTCAAGGCCACACCCACCCCTTCATTTGAGGCCAAACCCTCTGTCAAGGCCACACCTTCTTTTGAGGCCAAACCCTCTGTCAAGGCCCCACCCACACCTTCTTTTGAGGCCAAACCCTCTGTCAAAGCCACACCTTCTTTTGAGGCCAAACCCTCTGACAAggccacacctacaccctctttTGAGGCCAAACCCTCTGTCAAGGCCACACCTTCTTTTGAGGCCAAGCCCTCTGTCAAGGCCACACCCTCTTTTGATGCCAAACCATCTGTCGAggccacacctacaccctctttTGAGGCCAAACCCTCTCCCaaggccacacccacaccctctcccaagGCCACACCCTCTCCCAAGGCCACACCCTCTGCCTATGCCAAACTCTTTTCCCCAGCTGTCCACTCCagtcttcctccatcacctgctgacTTGGGAAAGGCCTCCACCATATCCAAACCAAGCTCCCATTGGTTGGCTGGAAAGTATGGTCCCTCTACCCCTACGCCTGCTCCCCGTTCTAAGCCCACACTGGCCCATTCTGCTGCCCTGGCCCCATCCATGAAAAGCCCCTCAGATCGAAGAACACCTGCCGAGACCCAGAAACCCGTGAGCAGCACAGCTGTCAGGAACCAGGAGGCAAGACAAAG ATTCTTTGAGGGGAGCAGTAGCTCGGGGAGCACTGGTCCAATCACCAGGAGCGTTCTGGCTGGTCGAACCAATGAGAGCGTAGCCCTGCCTGTGGTGACGGCACCAGCAGTGGTCGGGACCAATGAGAACGCACGCCTACCTGTTGTGACTGTAACAATGGCCATCAAGACCGATGAGAAATCACGCCTACCTGTGGTGACCGCGCCAATAGAGATCAAGACCAATGATAATGCACGCCTGCCTGTGGTGACCTCACCAATGGCTGTAAAGACCAATGAGAACGCGCGGCTACCTGTGGTGACCTCACCAATGGCTGTAAAGACCAATGAGAACGCGCGCCTCTCTGTGGTGACCTCACCAATGGCTGTAAAGACCAATGAGAACGCGCGCCTCTCTGTGGTGACCTCACCAATGGCTGTAAAGACCAATGAGAACGCGCGCCTCTCTGTGGTGACTGCACCGGCAGCAGACCCACCCGTGGCGGTGGTGGCCCCAGCCAGCGGGCGGCCGGTTAAAAGCAGGGTTGTGCTGCGTGTGGGAGACTGGGccaaagacagggagagagacaaggaGAACGAGAAGGAAGAAGCCAAGTCTGTCATCAGCAAGATGGTGACGGTGGAAATCGGAAAGAGTAGCAGCCCGGCGCGGATGCCCGCTGACCTGAGATCAGCTCCAGCTAG TAGCAGTGTCCCCTGGGATACTGACTGCACAGGCCCTTCTGAGAAACCACTGCACAAGGATTCAGGACAGAGCCCGGCTCCAGCATCGGCTAAAACACTAAGCTGGCTTGCTACCAAAGAAAAGGACAAAACGGCTAACTCGCTGACTCTTGTTAATAAAG AAGCAGACGCAACGCCTGCCGACTGGAGGTCTATGCTCAAGCCTGTGGCCAAAGATTCAAA ATGCTCTGTCCTTCCCGCTCCCTCGCGCTTGTTGATTGGTTGTCTTGATGTGCGTTCTCCTCTACGGCGCACGAAACCAGCGCCATGTCGCGTCTGA